The Carassius gibelio isolate Cgi1373 ecotype wild population from Czech Republic chromosome B18, carGib1.2-hapl.c, whole genome shotgun sequence sequence AACCCAcatgtatagttttttttaggCATATAGAAGAGATGAATGTAGAAAAGCAAAGTATGTGGTATATATTCATTCAAATtacagataaaaatataaaacctgtCCTGTCTACAAATTATATAGCTGGTTCACTACCTACAGAAAGTGAACTTCACAACAGGCTTTGGTGATCATGTGTCATTTGATAAAAATGGAGATGCTCTGGCCATCTATGATGTGTTGAACTGGCAGCCAAGTGCTGATGGATCAATTAAGCTCCACAATGTTGGTGTACTAAATGAAGGTGCGGAAAAAGGGATGGTTCTTACACTCGACAAGGATGCATTTTACTGGAATTTTGAAACAACAAAAGTAATTACCTTTGAATGATAACATGTTATCTGTTTTGCAGGTATAAAGTCTAATTAGTAGTAAATTAGAAACTATAATAAGacaattgtaaataaattaatggaCAATCCAAGCTAGTCAttatttaaaagacaaaaacatgacTGATAGCAGTTAATGTCTCTTTTAGCCCCCACAGTCAGTATGCAGTAAGAGTTGCCCCCCAGGAACCAGACAAGCCACAAGAAAGGGCCTTCCTCTCTGCTGTTTTGACTGCTTGCCATGTGGAGATGGAGAGATTTCTAATACAACAGGTGAGGAAATTACTGTTGGCCAAATCTGAATCAAATTTGAAAAAAACTGTCATCTTCTATGTTTTGCTTATTTAAAGATTCTATTGAGTGCACAACATGTCCAGATGAGTTTTGGTCCAATCCAGATAAGGATCAGTGTGTCCCCAAAGAAATAGAGTTTCTATCCTATGAGGATTCTCTGGGCATCTCTCTCACCACTGCGTCCCTGCTTGGCACCTTCATCTGTGCTCTTGTGATGATCATCTTTGCTCATCACCGTAACACACCCATAGTACGAGCCAACAATTCAGAGCTTAGCTTTCTGCTGCTGTTGTCACTCAAACTATGTTTCCTGTGTGTGCTACTGTTTATTGGCCAGCCACAGTTGTGGACATGTCAGTTAAGACATGCTGTGTTTGGTATAAGCTTCGTCCTGTGCATCTCCAGCATCCTGGTCAAAACTATGGTGGTAATAGCCGTATTCAAGTCATCACGACCAGAGGGTAAAGGAGCAATGAAATGGTTTGGAGCAGCTCAACAAAGATGCACAGTTTTGGTCCTAACAGCCCTCCAGGTTGTGAACTGTGCAGTCTGGCTATCAACTGCCTCTCCAACACCCCATGAAAACAACCAGAATACTCACTCTAAAATAGTTTATGAATGTGCCATTGGCTCAGTGGCCGGTTTTTCTATGCTGCTGGGATATATTGGACTGTTGGCAGCAGTAAGCTTGCTGTTAGCCTTCCTTTCAAGAAATCTTCCAGATAATTTTAATGAAGCCAAGTTCATCACTTTTAGCATGTTAATCTTCTGTGCTGTATGGATTGCATTTGTTCCAGCATATGTGAGTTCACCAGGGAAATATGCAGTTGCTGTTGAAATATTTGCCATCCTTGCTTCAAGTTTTGGATTACTGATGGCCATATTTGCCCCAAAGTGCTACATCATCCTTTTACATCCAGAGAAAAACACTAAAAAAGCCATCATGAGAAGAGAAgtacaaaataaatagttttacaaTATAGTGGTCAACCATCTACAGACACCAtttgtgacattttcatttttattttactttaattttgaaatctgaattAAGTCGATATtgtaaaaattataacaaatctTGTGTGGAAACAGTTTAAACTTCATCAGCCTCTTTACAATGTGAGATAATTTAAAAGCATAACAAATATATATCGAAAAAACAACACTGAATTAAGCATTTTTAACagaacattaaaggggtcatatatgatactattttaaagataattattttgtgtatttgttgtaacataatataacatgctttaatgttcaaaatacacattatttttagaatactgttcattattgtaggtcctctatgccccgcctctctcaaatgcattgttttctacaaagtccctccttccaacaagcgcagtctgctctgattggccaact is a genomic window containing:
- the LOC127977368 gene encoding extracellular calcium-sensing receptor-like, yielding MFQDGDLIIGGLFEIQTYLKVFPELSFRTEPKLPHCELFYMSSFQEALTMVFAISEINNDPNLLPNITLGYQIYDNCLRLGVAFRGATALVSGTEETISDLNCKGPPPVVGIIGDPGSTHSIAISSVLGLFRLPMISYYATCSCLSDRKKYPSFFRTIPSDAFQVRAMVQILKHFGWTWVGLIYSDNDYGINAAQSFHREMQQFGYCVAFSEILPNNNNPIDIQRIMGMIQSSTARVVVVFSPSSLLIPLMNEVVLQNITGRQWIASEAWVNSPVFRTPRFQPFLGGTMGIAIRRGEIEGLHDFLLCIHPNNDQRNDIVRIFWENIFGCSFENKGKGTDGEQIKKLCTGQEDLSTTNTPFTDVSGLRSSYNVYKAVYALAHALHDLMQCEEGRGPFSENRCGDITNLKPWQLVHYLQKVNFTTGFGDHVSFDKNGDALAIYDVLNWQPSADGSIKLHNVGVLNEGAEKGMVLTLDKDAFYWNFETTKSVCSKSCPPGTRQATRKGLPLCCFDCLPCGDGEISNTTDSIECTTCPDEFWSNPDKDQCVPKEIEFLSYEDSLGISLTTASLLGTFICALVMIIFAHHRNTPIVRANNSELSFLLLLSLKLCFLCVLLFIGQPQLWTCQLRHAVFGISFVLCISSILVKTMVVIAVFKSSRPEGKGAMKWFGAAQQRCTVLVLTALQVVNCAVWLSTASPTPHENNQNTHSKIVYECAIGSVAGFSMLLGYIGLLAAVSLLLAFLSRNLPDNFNEAKFITFSMLIFCAVWIAFVPAYVSSPGKYAVAVEIFAILASSFGLLMAIFAPKCYIILLHPEKNTKKAIMRREVQNK